CTCCAGGATGGTTGCGGACCACCGACACGGAGGGATGGGATGGCCAAGCCGAAGTTTGAGCGGACGAAGCCGCACGTGAACATTGGGACGATTGGGCATGTAGATCATGGGAAGACGACGTTGACGGCGGCGAT
Above is a genomic segment from Armatimonadota bacterium containing:
- a CDS encoding GTP-binding protein translates to MAKPKFERTKPHVNIGTIGHVDHGKTTLTAA